The Deltaproteobacteria bacterium genome contains a region encoding:
- a CDS encoding PIG-L family deacetylase, with the protein MRHPSILSWVLLIGLLGANPRSAVAAARPPAVLIVMAHPDDETMIGDLLGRMKERGVRVTLALVTNGERGKVVRGLRPEGERRPGEDPLVERTPGDGVPGIRTPTDLARARRRELRAAARFHGVEQVVFLSPDLAEPRFVDGWEGGVRSWPRKELGRRLAELAKELRPEVVITLNPHEPRNHPQHRGLGRLVSQLHASGGFDGPGGRPSLYGIREQDWYHGSLAAQPGDERFARDVWSWVLGRTYRSWMELGADVYRTQSSRPRYAAARNRAGLNPGVQPESILRRLDDGPGDRSLTALLAAHAPRLRLRDRLDPGRALRNLLHVLRERRAR; encoded by the coding sequence ATGCGGCACCCGTCGATCCTCTCCTGGGTCCTTCTCATCGGCCTGCTCGGGGCGAACCCGAGGTCTGCGGTCGCGGCGGCGCGGCCTCCCGCGGTGCTGATCGTCATGGCGCACCCCGACGACGAGACGATGATCGGGGACCTGCTCGGGCGGATGAAAGAGCGCGGCGTGCGGGTGACCTTGGCGCTCGTGACCAACGGCGAGCGCGGCAAGGTGGTCCGGGGGCTTCGTCCGGAAGGCGAGCGTCGACCGGGAGAGGACCCGCTCGTCGAGCGCACTCCCGGCGACGGCGTGCCGGGGATCCGCACGCCCACGGACCTCGCGCGGGCGCGACGACGGGAGCTGCGAGCGGCCGCGCGCTTTCACGGCGTGGAGCAGGTGGTCTTCCTCTCGCCCGACCTGGCGGAGCCGCGCTTCGTGGACGGCTGGGAGGGCGGCGTTCGAAGCTGGCCTCGAAAGGAGCTGGGACGCCGGCTCGCCGAGCTCGCGAAGGAGCTGCGTCCCGAGGTGGTGATCACGTTGAACCCGCACGAGCCGCGCAATCATCCGCAGCACCGCGGCCTCGGCCGGCTCGTGAGCCAGCTCCACGCCTCGGGGGGCTTCGACGGCCCCGGTGGGCGCCCGAGTCTCTACGGCATTCGCGAGCAGGACTGGTACCACGGCTCGCTCGCCGCGCAGCCGGGGGACGAGCGCTTCGCCCGCGACGTCTGGTCCTGGGTGCTCGGGCGCACCTATCGCAGCTGGATGGAGCTCGGCGCGGACGTCTACCGCACGCAGAGCTCCCGGCCGCGTTACGCGGCGGCGCGCAACCGGGCAGGCCTCAACCCGGGAGTCCAGCCCGAGAGCATCCTGCGCCGGCTGGACGACGGCCCGGGCGACCGCAGCCTCACCGCGCTCCTCGCGGCGCACGCGCCGAGGCTGCGTCTGCGAGACCGGCTGGACCCCGGCCGCGCGCTTCGCAACCTGCTGCACGTCCTGCGCGAGAGGAGGGCCCGGTGA